CGCGTTCTCGCTCTACCAGAACGACCCCAGCGTCACGATGGAGACCGAGCACGCACATCAGGAGGCGCGCGCCTAGCTGAACTCGGCGAGCACCCTTCGGAGCGAACCGGCGAAACCGCCGGGGTAGCTGTCGATCACGCCCGGATAGGCTCGGGCGACCGCATAGAAGGTGAGCGTTCGCGAGACCTCGCCGATGCGGCGCCCGAGCTCCGCGGCGTCTCGGAGCGCCGGTGTCGACGCGCGATCGCTCCACGGCTCGAGATACGCGTCGCGGAGCGCGACGATCTCCGGGTCGTCGGGCGCGTGCTTGGTCGCGGACGCCGCGAAGCGCAGCGTGACCGCGAGCGTCAGGAACGGATGCGAGACGCAGGCGTCGCCCCAGTCGAAGATCACCGCGCGCCCGTCGCGAACGAGTACGTTGCCGTGATGCAGGTCGTCGTGCTGCAGCGTGTCCTCGATGCCGAGCGCGGTCAGCGCGCCGAGCGCCTCGTTCAGCTTGGGGCGCAGTCCGAAGAGGGCTCGTCGCTCGTCCTCGGTGATCCGATCCTCACGCCCAGCCGAGATCCCCGGCTCGTTCGCGACCGCATCCACGAAGCCCGCGACGAGCAGGGTCGC
This Candidatus Limnocylindria bacterium DNA region includes the following protein-coding sequences:
- a CDS encoding phosphotransferase; the encoded protein is MKCCGPTQAHEPRLTALLHHEFPGLVTEVLALHPTQPWMLVAEGGKKIRDAYSGDEFLRAWREVLPRYARMQRAATRHVREILGFGTPDHRATLLVAGFVDAVANEPGISAGREDRITEDERRALFGLRPKLNEALGALTALGIEDTLQHDDLHHGNVLVRDGRAVIFDWGDACVSHPFLTLAVTLRFAASATKHAPDDPEIVALRDAYLEPWSDRASTPALRDAAELGRRIGEVSRTLTFYAVARAYPGVIDSYPGGFAGSLRRVLAEFS